Proteins encoded by one window of Marixanthomonas sp. SCSIO 43207:
- a CDS encoding ABC transporter permease: protein MLRLLNIELQKLKYNRSAKVISIVYFVLITFIALIASIEFSFGSVNFRVADQGIFNFPFIWHFNTYVAAILKIFLAIVIVSMMSNEYSYRTLKQNLIDGLSKKEFVLSKFITVIGFAVISTLFVFIVSMILGLIFSDYNEIGIIFSDMEYLLAYFIKLVGFFSFCLFLGVLVKRSAFAIGFLVVWWIIESIVYGLLKWQFFKGTNIAENVSQFFPLEAMSNLIKEPMTRLGAVQSAATQLGENFTKSYDVTFLNVLIVSVWTFLFVYWSYAILKKRDL from the coding sequence ATGTTACGACTTCTCAATATAGAACTTCAAAAATTAAAATACAATCGCTCGGCAAAGGTGATTTCAATTGTTTATTTTGTATTAATAACATTTATCGCCTTAATTGCTTCAATAGAGTTTAGCTTCGGAAGCGTAAACTTTAGAGTAGCAGACCAAGGTATATTTAACTTTCCTTTTATTTGGCATTTTAACACCTATGTTGCAGCTATACTCAAAATATTTTTAGCCATTGTCATTGTTTCCATGATGAGTAACGAATACAGTTACCGGACGCTGAAACAGAATTTAATTGACGGTTTGAGCAAAAAAGAATTTGTCCTTTCAAAATTTATAACCGTAATCGGTTTTGCCGTTATATCTACTCTATTTGTTTTTATAGTCTCAATGATTTTAGGGCTTATTTTTTCAGATTATAATGAAATAGGTATCATCTTTAGTGATATGGAATACTTATTGGCATATTTTATCAAGCTAGTAGGATTCTTCTCCTTCTGTTTGTTTTTAGGAGTTTTGGTTAAACGCTCTGCATTTGCCATTGGCTTTTTAGTGGTATGGTGGATTATAGAAAGTATTGTCTACGGACTTTTAAAATGGCAGTTTTTTAAAGGAACCAATATTGCTGAAAATGTTTCGCAGTTTTTTCCATTAGAAGCAATGAGTAACCTCATTAAAGAACCTATGACGCGCTTGGGTGCTGTACAATCTGCTGCCACGCAATTAGGGGAGAATTTTACCAAGAGCTACGATGTTACATTTTTAAATGTGCTTATCGTTTCTGTATGGACCTTTCTATTTGTATATTGGAGCTATGCTATTTTAAAGAAAAGGGATTTATAA
- the uvrB gene encoding excinuclease ABC subunit UvrB: MKFKVVSDFTPTGDQPEAIQSLVNGVNSEEKYQTLLGVTGSGKTFTVANVVQEVQRPTLVLAHNKTLAAQLYSEFKNFFPNNAVEYFVSYYDYYQPEAFIPSSGQYIEKDLSINEEIEKLRLSTTSSLLSGRRDVLVVASVSCLYGIGNPVEFQKNVISLKQGQTITRTKLLHRLVQSLYARTEAEFHNGNFRIKGDTVDVYPGYADDAFRIHFFGDEIEEIEAFDPKTNEVLEKYDRLNIYPANMFVTSPDVLQGAIREIQDDLIKQIDYFKEIGKPLEAKRLEERTNFDLEMIRELGYCSGIENYSRYLDRRLPGTRPFCLLDYFPDDYLMVVDESHVSIPQVGAMYGGDRSRKENLVEYGFRLPAAMDNRPLKAEEFEALQNQVIYVSATPADYELEKSGGVYVEQVIRPTGLLDPPIEVRPSLNQIDDLLEEIQQRIEKDERVLVTTLTKRMAEELTKYLTRIQIRCRYIHSDVDTLERVEIMQDLRLGLFDVLVGVNLLREGLDLPEVSLVAILDADKEGFLRSNRSLTQTVGRAARHINGKAIMYADKITKSMQQTIDETEYRREKQIAYNKEHNITPTAIKKSFENTLAKSKQEAYTFETADSLAAAEPEDEYLTKPQIEKKIRDTRKAMEKSAKELDFMMAAKLRDKIKTLQKSLEEM; the protein is encoded by the coding sequence ATGAAATTTAAAGTAGTATCAGATTTTACCCCAACCGGAGACCAACCAGAAGCTATACAATCCTTGGTAAATGGAGTAAACTCTGAAGAAAAATACCAAACCCTCCTAGGTGTAACCGGAAGTGGAAAAACCTTTACCGTTGCCAATGTCGTGCAAGAAGTACAACGACCTACCTTGGTATTGGCACACAACAAAACCCTGGCTGCGCAATTATATTCAGAATTTAAAAATTTCTTTCCCAATAACGCGGTTGAATATTTTGTTTCCTATTACGATTACTACCAACCCGAAGCATTTATCCCAAGCAGCGGACAGTATATTGAAAAAGACCTTTCCATAAATGAAGAAATTGAAAAACTGCGCTTAAGTACTACCTCTTCCCTATTATCAGGACGACGTGATGTACTTGTGGTAGCATCGGTTTCTTGTTTGTATGGTATTGGTAACCCTGTTGAGTTTCAGAAAAATGTTATTAGTCTTAAACAAGGACAAACAATCACTCGTACCAAGTTATTACATCGTTTGGTACAGAGCTTATACGCACGAACTGAAGCAGAATTTCACAACGGAAATTTCCGAATAAAAGGAGATACAGTAGATGTATATCCCGGGTATGCAGATGACGCTTTTAGAATACATTTTTTTGGAGATGAAATTGAAGAGATTGAAGCTTTTGATCCAAAAACCAATGAGGTATTAGAAAAATATGACCGGCTAAATATATATCCGGCCAATATGTTTGTAACCTCTCCAGACGTTTTGCAAGGCGCTATTCGCGAAATTCAAGATGATCTCATAAAACAAATTGACTACTTTAAAGAAATTGGAAAACCCTTAGAAGCAAAGAGACTGGAAGAACGTACCAATTTTGATCTTGAAATGATTCGAGAATTAGGCTATTGCAGCGGAATTGAAAATTACTCACGTTATCTAGATAGACGTCTGCCAGGTACGCGTCCGTTCTGCTTATTGGATTATTTTCCAGATGATTACTTAATGGTTGTTGATGAAAGTCACGTATCCATCCCGCAAGTTGGAGCCATGTACGGAGGTGACCGCAGTAGAAAAGAGAACTTGGTTGAGTACGGTTTCCGCCTACCAGCTGCGATGGACAATCGACCGTTAAAAGCTGAAGAGTTTGAAGCGCTTCAAAATCAAGTGATTTATGTAAGTGCTACTCCGGCAGATTATGAGCTTGAAAAAAGTGGCGGTGTGTATGTTGAACAGGTTATTAGACCAACCGGATTGCTTGATCCACCAATTGAAGTTCGTCCAAGTCTCAATCAAATTGATGATTTATTAGAAGAAATTCAACAACGTATTGAAAAAGATGAACGTGTTTTGGTCACAACACTTACAAAACGAATGGCCGAGGAACTAACAAAATACTTAACTCGAATTCAAATACGTTGTCGTTATATTCATAGTGACGTAGACACCTTAGAGCGCGTTGAGATTATGCAAGATCTGCGTTTAGGCCTTTTTGATGTTTTGGTAGGTGTTAACTTACTACGTGAAGGGCTTGATTTACCAGAAGTTTCATTAGTTGCTATTTTAGATGCTGATAAAGAAGGTTTTTTACGAAGCAACCGTTCTCTTACACAAACTGTAGGCCGTGCTGCCAGACACATTAATGGAAAAGCTATTATGTATGCAGATAAGATTACCAAAAGCATGCAGCAGACGATTGATGAGACAGAATACAGACGCGAAAAACAAATTGCGTATAATAAAGAACATAACATCACTCCTACAGCAATTAAAAAATCATTTGAAAATACCTTGGCAAAATCTAAGCAAGAAGCATATACTTTTGAAACTGCAGACAGCTTGGCCGCAGCAGAACCGGAAGATGAATACTTAACAAAACCACAAATAGAAAAGAAAATAAGGGATACGCGAAAAGCGATGGAAAAATCAGCAAAAGAGTTAGACTTTATGATGGCAGCCAAATTGCGAGACAAGATTAAAACACTTCAAAAGTCACTTGAGGAAATGTAA
- a CDS encoding nucleoid-associated protein, which produces MINLYATHIASLSIHRVGNKSRNEGMFLSSTPYKMDDEIRPLLKEFFLKPFRDKEENYFQFTHEADLEFHELFNIVSEIFEQPETIHEQSKKITKHLFDQSMHPHIKNGEVYIAYLENLQIDNEKVNGIGIFKSEIKQDFLQFAEQGDQLDAILQQGVNLKKLDKGALIFNTKKEEGYKILSVDSNRYDTRYWLERFLGVDAFEDENFFTKKYLKFCQDFAKDVVLPAEDKQQEVMFMNRAVNHFAKNDNFEESSFVNEVIDNPALVPEFNHYKTEKAPKYKIEDLTNFPIANTAVSAARKKIKNVINLDTNIQIKMDFINPDSAERFVEKGWDEEKQMYYYLVYFNKEEKS; this is translated from the coding sequence ATGATCAACCTATACGCTACCCATATTGCATCTTTATCCATTCACAGAGTAGGTAATAAAAGCCGAAATGAAGGAATGTTTCTTTCATCTACACCCTATAAAATGGATGATGAAATAAGACCGTTGTTAAAAGAGTTTTTTCTGAAACCTTTTCGTGACAAAGAAGAAAACTATTTTCAGTTTACTCACGAGGCAGATCTGGAGTTTCACGAATTGTTCAACATTGTTTCTGAAATTTTTGAACAACCAGAAACCATTCACGAGCAAAGTAAAAAAATTACAAAGCACCTTTTTGATCAATCCATGCATCCTCATATTAAAAATGGGGAAGTGTATATTGCCTATCTTGAAAATTTACAAATAGACAATGAAAAGGTAAATGGTATAGGCATTTTCAAATCTGAAATTAAACAAGATTTTCTTCAGTTTGCAGAACAAGGAGATCAACTAGACGCCATTCTTCAGCAAGGTGTTAATTTGAAAAAACTAGACAAAGGAGCATTGATTTTTAATACCAAAAAAGAAGAAGGGTATAAAATTCTTTCAGTAGACAGCAACCGCTATGACACACGATATTGGTTGGAACGTTTTTTAGGAGTTGATGCATTTGAAGATGAAAATTTCTTCACAAAAAAATATTTAAAATTTTGTCAAGATTTTGCAAAGGACGTTGTATTACCCGCAGAAGATAAACAGCAAGAGGTTATGTTTATGAACCGTGCCGTGAATCATTTTGCCAAAAACGACAACTTTGAAGAAAGTTCATTTGTGAATGAAGTAATTGACAATCCCGCTTTGGTTCCAGAGTTTAATCATTACAAAACTGAAAAAGCTCCTAAGTATAAAATTGAAGATTTAACCAATTTTCCAATTGCCAATACTGCCGTGAGTGCTGCTCGTAAAAAGATAAAAAACGTTATAAACTTAGACACCAATATTCAAATAAAGATGGATTTTATTAATCCTGATAGTGCCGAACGTTTTGTAGAAAAAGGCTGGGATGAAGAAAAACAAATGTACTATTATTTAGTATATTTCAACAAAGAAGAAAAATCATAA
- a CDS encoding ABC transporter ATP-binding protein, translating into MEPILTIDNLTKKFGPITAVKNLSFTIEKGNVYGILGPNGSGKSTTLGIVLNVVNKTTGTYHWFDGTDSTHNALKKVGAIIEHPNFYPYMTAVQNLALVCKIKGVPASKIEEKLEVVGLLDRKNSKFKTFSLGMKQRLAIASALLNDPEILILDEPTNGLDPQGIHQIREIIKKIAADGTTILLASHLLDEVEKVCSHVVILRKGESLYTGTVDGMNASHGFFILQANNMEALKNELKNHAGFGNIKEEGDTIIAYLDEPMDASTLNKQLQEKGIILSHLVKRKESLEEQFLELTKNLN; encoded by the coding sequence TTGGAACCCATACTTACAATTGACAATCTCACCAAAAAATTTGGTCCAATTACCGCCGTAAAAAACCTTTCGTTTACTATTGAAAAAGGAAACGTTTACGGTATTTTAGGCCCTAACGGAAGTGGAAAATCGACCACCTTAGGTATTGTGCTTAACGTAGTTAACAAAACAACCGGAACATATCACTGGTTTGACGGAACCGACTCTACACACAATGCGTTAAAAAAAGTAGGTGCCATTATTGAGCACCCAAATTTTTACCCATATATGACAGCGGTACAAAACTTGGCTTTGGTATGTAAAATTAAAGGCGTTCCAGCTTCCAAAATAGAAGAAAAACTAGAAGTGGTTGGCTTGTTGGATCGAAAAAACAGTAAGTTTAAAACCTTTTCATTGGGTATGAAACAACGCTTAGCCATTGCTTCTGCTCTTTTAAACGATCCTGAAATATTAATTCTTGATGAGCCCACAAATGGATTGGACCCGCAAGGAATTCATCAAATACGAGAAATCATAAAGAAAATTGCCGCTGATGGTACAACAATTTTATTGGCTTCTCACCTACTCGATGAAGTTGAAAAGGTTTGTTCACACGTGGTAATACTTCGCAAGGGAGAAAGTCTATACACAGGCACCGTTGATGGTATGAATGCCAGCCACGGCTTCTTTATATTGCAAGCGAATAATATGGAAGCGCTTAAAAATGAATTAAAAAACCACGCTGGTTTTGGAAACATTAAAGAAGAAGGCGACACCATAATTGCATATCTTGATGAACCCATGGATGCTTCAACTTTAAACAAGCAGTTACAGGAAAAAGGTATTATTCTTTCCCATTTAGTAAAACGAAAAGAAAGCCTGGAAGAACAATTTCTTGAATTGACTAAAAACTTAAACTAA